A single genomic interval of Streptococcus suis harbors:
- the xseA gene encoding exodeoxyribonuclease VII large subunit, whose product MVEYLSVSHLTKYLKLKFDRDPYLEKVYLTGQVSNFRKRPSHQYFSLKDDKAVIQATMWAGVYKNLGFELEEGMKINVIGRIQLYEPNGSYSIVIEKAEPDGIGVLAIKFEQLKQALTQEGLFKEEFKQALPRFTKKIGVITSPSGAVIQDIITTVSRRFPGVEIVLYPTKVQGDGAAQEVVANIQRANERDDLDVLIVGRGGGSIEDLWAFNEEIVVRAIFESRIPIISSVGHETDTTLADFVADKRAATPTAAAELATPVTKADLLGYLNQQENRAYQAMTNRLKFLRGQLEKISQSVMFRQPERLYDGYLQKLDRLTNQLQTRMKELYSQQKQASLLLQQRLQGVHPGRKVESFQERIIQQERLLKSNMANIYDNKMAKADKLIEALTMLDTSRIVARGYAMIRQDGRVIDSVENVQIGENLTIQMKDGQLDVEVKHVQTDENI is encoded by the coding sequence ATGGTTGAATATTTATCGGTTAGTCATCTAACTAAGTATTTAAAATTAAAGTTTGACCGCGATCCGTATTTGGAGAAGGTGTATTTGACAGGTCAAGTGTCCAACTTCCGTAAACGCCCTAGCCATCAATATTTTTCGCTCAAGGATGACAAGGCAGTCATCCAAGCGACCATGTGGGCAGGCGTCTATAAGAATCTGGGCTTTGAGCTTGAAGAGGGAATGAAAATCAATGTCATTGGGCGCATTCAGCTCTATGAACCAAATGGTTCCTATTCCATTGTCATTGAAAAAGCTGAGCCAGATGGTATTGGAGTCTTGGCAATCAAGTTTGAACAGCTCAAACAAGCTCTGACACAGGAAGGTTTATTTAAAGAAGAATTCAAGCAAGCCTTGCCACGGTTTACCAAGAAAATCGGTGTCATTACCAGTCCGAGTGGAGCTGTTATTCAGGATATTATTACAACCGTTAGCCGACGTTTTCCAGGCGTAGAGATTGTTCTCTATCCGACCAAGGTGCAAGGAGATGGGGCTGCTCAAGAAGTTGTCGCCAATATTCAAAGAGCCAATGAACGGGATGACTTGGATGTTCTGATTGTTGGCCGTGGTGGTGGTTCTATCGAAGACCTTTGGGCATTTAATGAAGAAATTGTGGTTCGGGCTATTTTTGAATCCCGTATTCCAATCATTTCCAGCGTAGGTCATGAAACTGATACGACTCTGGCTGATTTTGTAGCAGATAAACGAGCTGCCACTCCAACAGCTGCCGCAGAATTAGCAACACCTGTGACCAAGGCAGACTTACTGGGCTACCTCAATCAGCAGGAAAATAGAGCCTATCAGGCCATGACCAATCGTTTGAAATTCCTAAGAGGCCAGCTTGAGAAAATTAGCCAGTCAGTCATGTTCCGCCAGCCTGAACGCTTGTATGATGGTTATTTACAAAAATTAGACCGCTTGACCAATCAATTGCAGACACGGATGAAAGAACTCTACAGCCAGCAGAAACAGGCTAGTCTCCTACTACAGCAACGATTACAAGGTGTGCATCCAGGTCGTAAAGTAGAGAGTTTCCAAGAGAGAATTATCCAGCAAGAACGACTCTTGAAGAGCAATATGGCTAATATCTATGACAATAAGATGGCCAAGGCGGACAAGCTGATTGAGGCCTTGACTATGCTGGATACCAGTCGCATCGTGGCCCGTGGCTACGCCATGATTCGTCAAGATGGTCGGGTGATCGATAGTGTAGAAAATGTACAAATTGGTGAAAACCTAACCATCCAGATGAAGGATGGTCAACTTGATGTGGAGGTAAAACATGTCCAAACAGACGAAAACATTTGA
- a CDS encoding neutral zinc metallopeptidase: MKIDDLRKSSNIEDRRGQSSSNSSFLSGSSGGNVLLGLLFSRLGWKGKLLVLVLLVAFGGMSNLGGLLSPSTRTNPYQSSQVTTTGTDMSDADAEFMSKVLGSTEDFWVQEFKANGLTYNAPTMVFYTNQTQTGCGVGSAQAGPFYCSADRKIYIDTSFYQELSSKYKAAGDFAMAYVIAHEVGHHVQNELEVLGAYHQKRAQLSDKEGNALNVRLELQADYYAGAWAKYVDGHGILDAGDIDEAMNAAHAVGDDTLQQEAYGRTVPDSFTHGTSEQRKKWFNLGYTYGDLAHADTFSVEKP, translated from the coding sequence ATGAAAATTGATGATTTACGAAAAAGTTCTAACATTGAGGACCGCAGGGGACAATCCAGTTCTAACTCATCTTTCTTGTCTGGTTCATCTGGAGGAAATGTTCTATTGGGACTACTCTTTTCACGACTTGGTTGGAAAGGAAAACTACTTGTTCTTGTCCTTTTAGTAGCCTTCGGAGGCATGTCAAACCTTGGTGGGCTGCTTTCCCCCTCAACAAGGACTAATCCTTACCAATCGAGTCAAGTCACAACAACTGGTACAGATATGTCTGATGCAGATGCTGAATTCATGAGTAAGGTTTTAGGATCGACAGAAGATTTTTGGGTCCAAGAATTTAAAGCCAATGGTTTAACCTACAATGCACCGACTATGGTTTTCTATACTAACCAGACCCAAACTGGATGTGGAGTGGGTTCCGCCCAAGCCGGTCCATTCTATTGCTCTGCTGACCGCAAGATTTATATTGATACTTCTTTCTATCAAGAATTGTCTAGCAAGTATAAGGCTGCTGGTGACTTTGCCATGGCTTATGTCATCGCTCATGAAGTTGGTCACCATGTCCAAAATGAATTAGAAGTTCTTGGGGCCTACCATCAAAAACGGGCTCAACTATCCGATAAGGAAGGCAATGCGCTAAATGTTCGCTTAGAATTGCAAGCTGACTATTATGCAGGAGCCTGGGCCAAATATGTTGATGGACACGGCATCTTGGATGCTGGTGATATTGACGAAGCTATGAATGCTGCCCACGCAGTTGGTGACGACACTCTTCAACAGGAAGCCTACGGTCGTACTGTTCCAGACAGTTTTACCCACGGCACTTCTGAGCAAAGGAAAAAATGGTTTAATCTCGGTTATACCTATGGTGACCTTGCTCACGCCGATACATTCTCCGTAGAGAAACCGTAA
- a CDS encoding isoprenylcysteine carboxyl methyltransferase family protein, which translates to MVVFLVICIFLVRIYFLKISIKNEKRILKNGGSEFGVQNTKLLTVVHILFYLSCLVEAVVRHAKFDTLSSLGLIFLLFSMGMLFWVTRLLGDIWTVKLMLVKDHRFVDHWLFRVVKHPNYFLNIIPELIGLALLCHATYSFLILFPVYMVILYRRIHEENNLLKTVIIPNGTVQSAAEITGNN; encoded by the coding sequence ATGGTTGTTTTTTTGGTTATTTGTATTTTTTTGGTGAGAATCTATTTTTTGAAGATTTCCATTAAAAACGAAAAACGGATTTTGAAAAACGGCGGTTCAGAATTTGGTGTTCAAAATACTAAATTATTAACAGTTGTACATATTCTATTTTATTTATCATGTTTGGTTGAAGCAGTAGTGCGACACGCCAAGTTTGATACGCTTAGTAGCTTAGGTTTGATATTCTTGCTGTTTTCAATGGGAATGTTATTTTGGGTAACACGATTGTTAGGTGATATTTGGACAGTTAAGCTCATGTTGGTAAAAGATCATCGTTTTGTTGATCATTGGTTGTTTCGTGTTGTAAAGCATCCTAACTATTTCCTAAATATTATACCAGAATTAATCGGTTTAGCTTTATTGTGTCATGCAACATATAGTTTTCTCATCTTATTTCCAGTCTACATGGTTATCTTATACAGACGTATTCACGAGGAAAATAACTTGTTGAAAACAGTGATTATTCCAAACGGAACTGTGCAGTCTGCAGCAGAGATAACTGGAAATAATTAA